CCTGTGTACTCTTTTACATAGGGTCAGGCAGATTTGGAGTTTTTTGCCcttaataaagaaaatcattatttaaaaactgcacttTGTATTAATTCATGTTAACTTTGTGTGAGATTAAAATTTGCTTGATGATCTGAATTgtaacaaatatgcaaaaaaataaataaataaatcaggaaatactttttttaaagaaaggcTGGATGCAAACAAGACAGAATTTAACTGAGACACAAACACCATGATCACCggttgctttttttatttttccattttatcaAAACATATATGAGACACTTGAGACATTTAGAAAACCAACATTTTCGGgaacttttttttcatacaaagaGGAAAAACACTGCGTGACAAATAACAGGGTTTCATTTCTTTTGAATTCCTGCTttgcttgttttaaaaaatactatCAGCTACTGTAAACTTTAGTGACCTGACGACAGTTTACACACAATGAACAAGGCCAATTTGTGATATAGTAAATCGACAAATTTATATTGGAATGgcgtgaaataataataattttgtattaaaataaaaagattctaAAAGGCCATTAAAGGTGGTCAATGACAGTTAAaagttcttcttttcttttcttttttaaataacagaatTCACAAATTGCGATTGAACTTATGCTAATCTCTTGCTGGTTATACTCCTGAGCTGTAATGTTGACCATCTCAGCCACCGTACTCACCGAGCTCCACACAATGTAactattcaattcaaatcaGCACACTTATGATATACATTCATAAACAGCTACTGTAGATCTTACTGTAGATCTTTACAGGGCCAACCTTGATGTTATTATAGATTctgtataatatatttcaaCTATAACAGAGCTCAGATAACACCAGAGCAGCCACAGTtgtttgaatataaaaataaaaaggtacaaAATGGAATGTTTCTTTGGTCAGTGGACTCCAGATTGGCACCACAAACAGAATTCTAGGATTGATTAAAAATGTCATAATAATATACCAGACCTTTAATGTTAAAAACAGGAatgggagaagaagaaaaaaaaaaccccaaaaggtTCTGGCCTTATTTGTTGCTaataaatagaacaaaaaaaatataacgcCTAAAAGTGCCTgtagaaatgaagaaaacacactgaaacCATAAAAAAAGTGAGACAGTGCTTGGGCTGCAGAAATAAAGAGTGAGTCATGGTGATGGTTTCAGGGTTCCTTCATTACAGGCTTGGTCTCAAACTGCTCATCACTCCATATATAGTGCACTCGCTTTGAGGGAAAATGCTGCAGGAAACTAATGCTGAGCACAAGCTACAAAGTGAGCGCAAGAGCCATCTGAGGGTTGCCCAGTCTCAccactccttcttcttctcgtCCATGGAGACCCCACCAGGACCCCGGGCTACCACGAGCAGCAGACCTCCGATCACGGAGGTGGTCTGGAAGAAGTCGTACTTGAGGAAGTCATGCATGGGCCTGTAAGCTGGAATGGTCCAGAAGGCGTTGAAATAGAAGTTGATGATCAAGAGCCACACCACCAGAGTGAGGGCCGCTAGCTTCGTCTTGAACCCAATGGCCACCAAGATTATTAGAGCTGTGCCCACCAGGTTTTGTAAGATCTGCAAGACaccaacattgtatatctgtaaCACACTGCTTTCTACCCTCATGACATGTGGGCTGTGTTAGATTGACACCTAGTGGTAGGTCAGCATTATTACATCTTGCATGTACTATTTTTGCACATgcctgaaaagaaaatgataccACAGCCTTGAATGTTCACTGATCCATTGATTAATACTTTTATAAACAGCATTGCATTTAATTCCCTACAAAATACCTGGCTTTCTGTTATCAAAAGtgcttattttatattaaagttcGAAcgattcatcttttttttgttgaccAACACCAATACTTAgcccataccgatagtttttccgggttgcgttagaCAGTaggagagtggcctctagaggcgaatcactgacaccacgtgttCATCTGaagatctgtttttatttatttaaagtgttacTTTGTGTTTCCATTTGAATGCatcttattttctaaatatttattacaatttatataaacatttatttcatttagcaccttttcataattcagtccattttttttgtaattaagtactattttacatggagtgtttgtttttaatcaagTATCCATTTTCAAACTTATAGATTGAATAATCTTTTATCGGCAAGTATGATCCAGCATAGTTTTTGGTGTCGGTAAAATCAGTCAACCTCTAATTAATATTGATTCaatttaaagttgtttttttttttacttttttaagtcATTATAGTTGAGTAATCTAAACCTAAACTTTACACTCAAACCAGCACTTTTGGTTCAAGGTTTAGAACTGTACTACAGCAGTATGTACAAACACATTCATATGGTCAAAATTAATACTGTGTCCATTAATTGAATCAGTATTCAACAGCCCATATCATAAAACATGGAGcttgttcttgtgtgtgtgtgtgtgtgtgtgtgtgtgtgtgtgtgtgtgtgtgtgtgtgtgtgtatacacgcATGTGCTCACAGAGAGAAAGTTGGCATCAAAGTGGAGCAGGGTCATGAACATGAGCACGAGTAACACGCGTCCTCCAAGCTGCATGTACTGCTTAGGAGAGCTTTCTCGCACCGTGGGCACACCAGCGAACATGCTACGGCCTTCGGAACGCGACTCGGCCAGCAGCAAGAGCAAGCCACCTCCCAGTGCCAAGTTCCTTATAAAacaagagagtgagaaagagagtaatCAGTGGGAATTGAGCTTAAATATTAATGTGGAAGTGATATTCGGAATTGATTTAATCTTGATTAGAACTCACCTCATCAAAAACTTCGGGTCCCACAAAATGCTGTAGGCAATAGTCTGAAACAccacaaacataataaataggaagcctttttttttttttttttttttttttttttaaaaacatcataTTCTCCATTTTCAATTCAATGAAGTGAAATTTGGTtaaattcttgattctgatttgGCTTTGCTTAGACGGGGAGATGCAGAGCAGATACTCTGCTTAGAAAAACACATGTACAACTGGTGAAATTATGAGAAGGAGATGATTATTTAGCATGTTTTAAAGGTCTGTACCTTAGATATCTGCCAAAAGGCTTTAT
This region of Silurus meridionalis isolate SWU-2019-XX chromosome 27, ASM1480568v1, whole genome shotgun sequence genomic DNA includes:
- the surf4l gene encoding surfeit 4, like, whose amino-acid sequence is MVQNSVMSAAEDVADQFLRVTKQYLPHVARLCLISTFLEDGIRMWFQWSEQKEYIEGSWGCGYFLASLFVLINLLGQLGGCVLILSRNFVEYACFGLFGIIGLQTIAYSILWDPKFLMRNLALGGGLLLLLAESRSEGRSMFAGVPTVRESSPKQYMQLGGRVLLVLMFMTLLHFDANFLSILQNLVGTALIILVAIGFKTKLAALTLVVWLLIINFYFNAFWTIPAYRPMHDFLKYDFFQTTSVIGGLLLVVARGPGGVSMDEKKKEW